In a single window of the Platichthys flesus chromosome 5, fPlaFle2.1, whole genome shotgun sequence genome:
- the mxd4 gene encoding max dimerization protein 4, translated as MELNSLLILLEAAEYLERRDREAEHGYASVLPFSSDFSRKKTKASPISRKNHNNRSSHNELEKHRRAKLRLYLDQLKKLVPLGPDSTRHTTLSLLKRARMHIKKLEEQDKKALNVKEQLQREHRYLKRRLEQLSVSGSVERLRTDSMGSTISTDSEQDVDIEGMEFTPGEADSLDSISDVEEEDHYSLQSSSSDTSYTATHSHRLQPHHC; from the exons atggAACTTAACTCTCTGTTGATTCTGCTGGAGGCGGCAGAATActtggagaggagagacagag AGGCAGAACACGGCTATGCGTCCGTGTTACCGTTCAGCAGCGACTTTTCCCGAAAGAAAACGAAAGCGTCGCCAATTTCCAGGAAAAATCACAACAATAG ATCGTCACACAACGAGCTGGAGAAACACAG acgTGCCAAACTACGGCTGTACTTGGACCAGTTGAAGAAGTTGGTGCCTTTGGGTCCAGACAGCACGAGACACACCACACTGAGCTTGCTGAAAAGGGCCAGGATGCACATCAAG aagctggaggagcaggacaaGAAGGCTTTGAatgtgaaggagcagctgcagagagagcacCGCTACCTCAAACGCCGCCTGGAGCAGCTCTCCGTGTCCGGGTCTGTGGAGCGCCTCCGCACTGACAGCATGGGCTCGACCATCTCCACCGACTCCGAGCAAG atGTGGACATCGAGGGCATGGAGTTCACCCCCGGCGAGGCGGACAGCTTGGATAGTATTAGCGACGTCGAGGAAGAGGACCACTACAgcctccagagcagctccagtgaCACCAGCTACACAGCCACACATTCCCACAGACTGCAGCCGCACCACTGTTAG